The sequence below is a genomic window from Pseudomonas cremoricolorata.
TTCGTTCTCGTACACCCGCCAGACTGAAATGAAAGGCCTGGGCCACGCCATCCTCACCGGTCGCCCGCTGATCGGCGACGAACCCTTTGCCGTCGTGCTGGCGGACGACCTGTGCGTCAACCCCGAGGGTGACGGCGTGCTAACCCAGATGGTCAAGCTGTACAACCAGTTCCGCTGCTCGATCGTTGCCATTCAGGAAGTCGACCCGCAGGAAACCAACAAGTACGGCGTGATCGCCGGCGACATGATTCGTGACGACATCTACCGCGTCACCAACATGGTGGAAAAGCCCAAGCCGGAAGATGCGCCGTCCAACCTGGCGATCATCGGTCGCTACATCCTCACCCCGGACATCTTCGACATCATCAAGAACACCGAGCCGGGCAAAGGCGGCGAAGTGCAGATCACCGATGCACTGATGCAGCAGGCCCAGAATGGCTGCGTGATCGCCTACAAGTTCAAAGGCAAGCGCTTTGACTGCGGTGGCGCAGAAGGTTACATCGACGCGACCAACTTCTGCTTCGAGAACTACTACAAGTCTGGCAAGGCTTACTGAGTCGATTGTCGGGCGCGCAACATTGATTGGGGCTGCTTGGCAGCCCGTCGCGGCTCAAGCCGCCCCTACAGGGATACGCGATTGTCTGTAGGAGCGGCCTCAGCCGCGATGGGCCGCCTGGCGGCCCCAACTGCTTAGCTAGCGACATGCACCCTCCGGGTCGCTTATTTGGGAGTGTGAATTGTGGCCTACGATTTTGATCTGTTCGTAATTGGTGCCGGTTCCGGTGGTGTGCGCGCCGCTCGGTTCGCGGCAGGGTTTGGCGCCAAGGTGGCGGTTGCCGAAAGCCGTTACCTGGGCGGGACCTGCGTCAACGTTGGCTGTGTGCCGAAGAAATTGCTGGTGTACGGCGCCCACGTCGCCGATGAGCTCGAACAGGCACGCGGCTTTGGCTGGAGCCTGGAAGAGGGGCATTTCGACTGGGGCACCCTGATCGCCAACAAGGACCGTGAAATCCAGCGCCTCAATGGCATCTATCGCAAGCTGCTGGTCGACAGTGGGGTCACCCTGCTGCAGGGCCATGCGCGTATCACGGGCGCCAATGAGGTGGAAGTCGAAGGGCAGCGCTACAGCGCCGAGCGTATCCTCATCGCTGTCGGTGGCTGGCCGCAGGTGCCGGACATTCCCGGCAAGGAACTGGCCATCACCTCCAACGAAGCCTTCTACCTCAAGCAGTTGCCGCGGCGCATGCTGGTGGTCGGGGGTGGTTACATTGCCGTCGAGTTCGCCGGCATCTTCCAGGGGCTGGGCAGCGCAACGACCTTGCTGTATCGCGGCGACCTGTTCCTGCGCGGCTTCGACGGCTCGGTACGCGAGCACCTCAAGGAAGAACTGGAAAAACGCGGCCTCGATTTGCAGTTCAACAGCGACATCAGGCGCATCGAAAAGCTCGACGATGGCAGCCTCAAGGCCACCCTCAAGGATGGAGGCGAACTGATCACCGATTGCGTGTTCTACGCCACCGGCAGACGCCCTATGCTCGATGACCTCGGCCTGGAGCACACCGGTGTCGAGTTGGACGAGCGTGGCTTCATCAAGGTCGACGAGCACTACCAGACCACCGAATCGTCGATCCTGGCCATCGGTGATGTCATTGGCCGGGTGCAACTCACGCCCGTGGCACTGGCCGAAGGGATGGCCGTGGCGCGCAGGCTGTTCAAGCCTGAGCAGTTCCGCCCGGTGGACTATCAGAACATCCCCACCGCGGTGTTCAGCCAGCCGCCCATCGGCACCGTCGGCCTCACCGAAGAGCAAGCGCGCGACAACGGCCACTCGGTGAAGATCTTCGAAAGCCGTTTCCGGCCGATGAAGCTGACCCTGACCGACATTCAGGAGAAGACCCTGATGAAGCTGGTGGTCGACGCCGACAACGATCGCGTGCTGGGGTGCCACATGGTCGGACCGGACGCCGGCGAGATCATCCAGGGCCTTGGCGTTGCGCTGAAAGCGGGCGCCACCAAGCAACAGTTCGACGAGACCATTGGCGTGCATCCCACCTCAGCCGAAGAGTTCGTCACCCTGCGTACCCCCACCCGCTGACCCTGCGCTCAGCAGTGGCAGGCCGTGCTGAGCTGGCATAGCCTGCCGCCCCTTATACCCGCGCTCATCGTCATCGCTTCTATCTAATAGCCGCTTTATAGCGAAAACCAATTGCGCGCATCAGCTTTGCCAATGAGCGTTCTGCACCTGCCTTGGATAGGATTCCCTCCGTCAACTGATTTCAACTCATCCGAGGAAACCTCTAATGCCAATCATCAATAGCCGGGTCAAACCGTTCAACGCCACTGCCTACCACAACGGCGAGTTCGTTCCAGTGAGCGAAGCCGACCTGCAAGGTAAATGGTCCGTGGTGTTCTTCTACCCAGCCGACTTCACCTTCGTCTGCCCGACCGAGCTGGGCGACCTGGCTGACAACTACGCTGAGTTCCAGAAACTGGGCGTGGAAATCTACGGCGTGTCCACCGACACCCACTTTACCCACAAAGCCTGGCACGACACCTCCGACACCATCGGCAAGATCAAGTACCCGCTGATCGGTGACCCGACCCACGTCATCTCGCGTAACTTCGACGTGCTGATCGAAGAAGCCGGTCTGGCGGATCGTGGCACCTTCGTGATCAACCCCGAAGGCCAGATCAAGATCGTCGAGATCAACGACGGTGGTGTAGGCCGTGACGCCAGCGAACTGCTGCGCAAGGTCAAGGCCGCCCAGTACGTTGCCGCTCACCCAGGTGAAGTCTGCCCAGCCAAGTGGAAGGAAGGCGAAGCCACCCTGGCCCCTTCGCTGGACCTGGTCGGCAAGATCTGAATCTGTGAGTCGGACGCGGGCGGTGCAGCACCGCCACTTCTAGTGTTGCCCCGCCCCGTTGAAGCGCCCGGGCGAACCTGCCTGGGCGTTTTCATTTACAGCGTGTGAACTTACTACCGAGTCAATAAAGGAAATGCCCGTATGTTGGACGCCACCCTCAAATCGCAACTCAACACTTATCTGCAGCGAGTCAGCCAGCCGATCGAGATCGTTGCGTCCCTCGACGACGGCGCAAAATCCCGCGAACTTCACGACCTGCTGGTGGAAATCGCCAGCTTGTCCGAGCTGATCACGCTGCGCGCCGACGGTGAAGATGCCCGTCGCCCATCGTTCTCGCTCAATCGCCCCGGGGCTGACATCGGCCTGCGCTTCGCCGGTATCCCCATGGGCCACGAATTCACCTCCCTGGTGCTGGCGCTACTGCAAGTGGGCGGCCACCCGTCAAAGGCCAGTGCCGAACTGATCGAGCAGATTCAGGGGCTGGACGGTGAGTTCGTCTTCGAGACCTACTTCTCGCTGTCGTGCCAGAACTGCCCGGACGTGGTCCAGGC
It includes:
- the ahpC gene encoding alkyl hydroperoxide reductase subunit C, producing MPIINSRVKPFNATAYHNGEFVPVSEADLQGKWSVVFFYPADFTFVCPTELGDLADNYAEFQKLGVEIYGVSTDTHFTHKAWHDTSDTIGKIKYPLIGDPTHVISRNFDVLIEEAGLADRGTFVINPEGQIKIVEINDGGVGRDASELLRKVKAAQYVAAHPGEVCPAKWKEGEATLAPSLDLVGKI
- the galU gene encoding UTP--glucose-1-phosphate uridylyltransferase GalU is translated as MIKKCLFPAAGYGTRFLPATKAMPKEMLPVVNKPLIQYGVEEALDAGLSEISIVTGRGKRALEDHFDISYELENQIKGTDKEKYLVGIRRLLDECSFSYTRQTEMKGLGHAILTGRPLIGDEPFAVVLADDLCVNPEGDGVLTQMVKLYNQFRCSIVAIQEVDPQETNKYGVIAGDMIRDDIYRVTNMVEKPKPEDAPSNLAIIGRYILTPDIFDIIKNTEPGKGGEVQITDALMQQAQNGCVIAYKFKGKRFDCGGAEGYIDATNFCFENYYKSGKAY
- the gorA gene encoding glutathione-disulfide reductase; protein product: MAYDFDLFVIGAGSGGVRAARFAAGFGAKVAVAESRYLGGTCVNVGCVPKKLLVYGAHVADELEQARGFGWSLEEGHFDWGTLIANKDREIQRLNGIYRKLLVDSGVTLLQGHARITGANEVEVEGQRYSAERILIAVGGWPQVPDIPGKELAITSNEAFYLKQLPRRMLVVGGGYIAVEFAGIFQGLGSATTLLYRGDLFLRGFDGSVREHLKEELEKRGLDLQFNSDIRRIEKLDDGSLKATLKDGGELITDCVFYATGRRPMLDDLGLEHTGVELDERGFIKVDEHYQTTESSILAIGDVIGRVQLTPVALAEGMAVARRLFKPEQFRPVDYQNIPTAVFSQPPIGTVGLTEEQARDNGHSVKIFESRFRPMKLTLTDIQEKTLMKLVVDADNDRVLGCHMVGPDAGEIIQGLGVALKAGATKQQFDETIGVHPTSAEEFVTLRTPTR